TATGGCTGGAGCAACTCGCCGGTAAATAATAATTCATCGCCGGTGGTGCGCGGTACATCGTCAATTAAAGTGCAATATGCAGGTGGTTATGATGGTTATGTGTTCCAGGCTCCGGGCAATATCGCTGCCAAAAGCTTCAAAATGTCGGTTTATGGCGGCAAGGGATCTGATAACAAGGTGATCCACATTGTGCTCGATTACAACTTTAATAATGCTGTAGCCATAGTATTAAAAGAAGGAGCCTGGGTAAACTTCAATATCCCGATGACTGCCTTTGTTAATACCGGCGCTACGGCTCCTAAAACCATTAACTCCATCATCTTCCAGGAGTTTAGCGGTACGGCTACGCTGTTTTACCTGGATGATGTTGGTTTGATACAATAGATATATGTTGATTTAAATACCCCGTCACCGGTACCGGGAAACCAAAGGCCGGTGATGGTTTTTAAATGTTTACTGGTATATGAAAAACTTTAAAATACTATTGGTTATCGTTTTTTGTGCCTTTAGTCTTTGCGCTAAAGCTCAAAAGAACCTTGTTGAAAACGGTGGTTTTGAAGATGATACTTATGGTTGGAATGCCGGCGCGGCCAAAATTACTCCATGGGATATGAAAAGCGGTAAAAGTAGTTGTGCTATTATTGCTGTTGATGCAACTAACTGGGTGGGTATCGATCAGCAGATAAACATTCCGAAAAAGGCCGGTAAGCTGGAAATAAGCGCATGGCTAAAAGCTATCAACGTAGTAAAAGGTAAAGACGACTGGAACGGAGCCGTTTTTAGTGTAGAGTTTTTAGATAAGGCCGATAAAAAAGTAGGCGATGGAACCAATGTGGTTACACTAACCGGCGATCATGCCTGGGAGCAGACCGTTAAGGAAGTGCCGGTACCGGCCGGAGCTGTAAAACTAAAACTGCTTTTGGCAATGGGGTATGCCACCGGCACATTTTTAATTGATGATGTAGCCGTGAAAGTAGTATCTGCTGATGTAGTAACGAAAAATTGAGAATAAAAATAGATTTGTGTTATTTAGATGATATAAAATGGTTAAATTAGTATCATCAATTTGATAACCTTTTATAGTGCTGGATTATGACTACAAGTAATGTAATGCGGGAGATAACGCCGCTAACACCGAGCGATTGTTTTACCATTTTTTCGAGGGTGAAAAAGAAGTTTGATTTTCCGCTTCATTATCATGATGAGTATGAGCTGAACCTGATTATCAATGCCAAAGGAGCGAAAAGGGTAGTGGGCGGCCATATCGAGGTAATTGACGAGGTTGAACTTGCGCTGATAGGGCCTAATCTGTATCATGCCTGGTTTACGCATCAATGCCATAGCGAGGAAATTACCGAGGTTACTATCCAGTTTCATAAAGATCTGTTTGACGAAAAATTCTTGAAGCGTAATCAGTTGAGTTTTGTGAAAAGCATGCTGGAGCGCTCGCAGCGGGGTATAGCCTTCTCGGCCGAAACTATTCACGCGCTGAAAGACAGGATTATGCAGTTGGATAAAAAAACAGGGTTTGATTCGGTGCTCGAATTGCTGTCTATCCTGCACGATCTTTCTATTTCCCGCAATATGAAAATGCTGTCGGATCCAAGCTTTACTAACGAAAAGTTTTACTACAACAGCCGCAGGATAGAGAAGGTATTCGAGCATATGAATATCAATTATAACAAGCAGATAACTCTTGCCGAAGTAGCCAAAATAGCCAATATGCCCGAGGCGTCTTTCAGTAGGTTTATTAAAAAGCGTACCGGTAAAACCTTTATTGATAGTCTGAACGAGATCAGGCTCGGCCACGCCTCCAGGATGCTGATTGATTCGACAACCACTGTGGCCGAGATCGCCTATAAATGCGGCTTTAATAATATCTCCAATTTCAACCGGATTTTTAAGCGGAAAAAGATGTGTATCCCTAAAGAATTCCGGGAAACTTACACCGGTAACCGGGTGTTTATTTAGCCTTGTTGCATCCGGGTTATTGTATGTTAAAAATATATCACCCGGTGCATATTGTTAAAAAGAATGTTAAAATAGTATTATAAAATTGCCGATAATAAATTCATTTTTGGTCTGAATCAGAATTTTCAGAATTTGAGAATTTTCAGAATAAAAACTGCTCGGCGTAATTCTGTTCAAAACCAATTTTGATAACCCTAATTCTGTCAATTCAAAAATTCTGTAAATTCTGATTCAGACAATGAAACTACACTTAGTTGATGTTGCCATTATAGTTCTGTACTTGTTAAGCACCATTGTTATTGGCCTTTGGTACCGTAAAAAGGCCCGCGAAAACAAGGAAAGCTATATGCTTGGCGGCAAATCATTACCCTGGTACAAACTGGGGCTGAGTGATGCTTCGGATATGTTTGATATCAGTGGCACCATGTGGATGGTAAGCCTGTGCTTTGTGTATGGGATGAAAAGCATCTGGATCCCCTGGCTTTGGCCGGTATTTAACCAGGTGTTTTTAATGATGTACCTGTCGCGCTGGCTGCGCAGATCAAACGCCGCTACCGGTGCCGAATGGCTGGGTACGCGTTTTGGCCGTATGGGCGCGGGTGTAACAGGTTCAAATATAGTAGTGATAGCCTTTGCACTGTTAAGCTGCTTTGGATATTTGGCCTATGGTTTTATAGGTCTGGGTAAGTTCATTGAAATTTTTATCCCATGGAATCTGGTAAGCGCTTATGTGCCGTTTAACGTGGCCCCGCAATACGTGCCGCATGTTTATGGTATTGTATTTACGCTGTTTGCTATGTTTTACTCCATCATAGGTGGTATGCACAGTATCGTTTTAGGCGATATGTTAAAGTACGCCATCATGACGGTGGCCTGTATTTGGATAGGTTTTATAGCCGCGGCCAGGTTACAGGGCAATCACCTGAATGTTCCTGAAGGTTGGTACAGTCCGTTCTTCGGTAAAAACCTGGGCTTAAGCTGGACGGGAATTATCAACGAGGTAAATGATAAGATCAAGGCGGATGGTTATTCGCTGTTCGGTTTGTTTTTTATGATGATGACTTTTAAAGGCGTTTTCGCGGCAGTAGCTGGTCCGGCACCAAATTATGATATGCAAAAGATCCTCTCTACCCGCTCGCCCGAAGAGGCCAGCAAAATGAGTGGCTTTGTCAATATCATCCTGCTGCCTATTCGTTACTCGCTCATTGTGAGTTTAACGATATTGGGCCTGCTGTTTTATCGCCAGATGAATTTGAAAGATGCCAGCGGATCTATCGATTTTGAACGGATCCTGCCCTCGGTAATTAATGATTTTTTACCGGTTGGTTTGGTTGGATTGTTACTGGCGGGTTTGTTAGGAGCTTTCATGAGCACCTTTAGCGGCACTATGAACGCGGCGCAGGCCTACATTGTAAACGATATCTACATCAAATACATCAATCCAAAAGCCTCAACCAAAAAAATAATTACCGCCAATTATTTGGTAGGCGTATTTGTGGTGGCGGTAGGGGTGATACTGGGTTTTTTTGTAAAAGATGTGAATTCGGTATTGCAATGGATCGTATCGGCCCTGTATGCGGGATATATCATCTCGAACGCGTTGAAATGGCATTGGTGGCGCTTTAATGCCAACGGTTTTTTTTACGGCATGCTGGCGGGGATTTTATGCGCCATGGTTTTTTCGGTAGTGATCCCGGCGGTAGAACTGATCTATTGGGTACCGGCTTTGTTTGCGGTATCCCTGTTGGGTTCGCTCATCGGCACTTATACTGCTCCGGCTACCGATATGAAGGTGCTTAAATCCTTTTATACAACGGTACGCCCCTGGGGCTTTTGGGAGCCGGTTAAAAAAGTGGTTATGGAGGCCGATCCTTCATTTGTTCCAAATAAAAATTTCAAACTGAATATGTTCAATGTGGTAATTGGTACTACGGCGCAATGCTGCCTTACCATATTACCCATGTACCTCATCCTGGCGCAAAAAACATCGTTAATGGTTACCATAGCCATACTGGCCGTAGCCGTTTTAATACTGAAACGCACCTGGTGGAATAAACTAAACGACTATTGATAAAATTTATATATGACGCAGCAATTTAAGCAACGGTTGGCCCACTTGCAGGCCGAACACGCGCAGGTGATCAACAAGCAAAACGAAGTAGCCGATACGGGTAATGGAGTGTTCAGCCGTTTTAAATCGCCGGTGCTCACGGCCGCGCATACGCCCCTGGCCTGGCGGTACGATTTGGATGAGCAGCGCAACCCCTATTTAATGGAGCGCTTTGGCATCAACGCCGTTTTTAATGCCGGAGCGATAAAATATAACGGTAAATACCTGATGATAGCCCGCGTTGAAGGTGCCGACCGTAAATCGTTTTTCGCCGTAGCCGAAAGTGCGGATGGTATCAACGGCTTCAAATTCTGGGATTATCCGGTAGAACTCCCCGAAACCGACGAGCCGGATACCAATGTTTACGATATGCGCCTCACCCAACACGAAGACGGCTGGATATACGGCTTATTCTGCACCGAACGCCGTGACCCGGAAGCTCCACCGCACGATCAATCTATGGCGATAGCGGCCTGTGGCATAGCCCGCACCAAAGACCTGGTAAAATGGGAGCGCCTGCCCGATCTGAAAACAAACTCGCCGCAACAGCGCAACGTGGTTTTGCATCCCGAGTTTGTGGATGGTAAATACGCGCTGTACACCCGTCCGCAGGATGGTTTTATCAGCGCGGGTACCGGAGGCGGGATCGGTTTTGGCTTGTGCGATAGCATGGAGAATGCCGTTCTGGATACGGAAACCATCATCCATAATAAAAATTACCATACCGTTTACGAAGCCAAAAACGGACAAGGGCCTGCACCCATAAAAACCGAAAAAGGCTGGCTACACCTGGCGCATGGTGTACGTAACACTGCCGCTGGTCTACGTTACGTACTGTATATGTTCATGACCGATCTGGATGATTTAACCAAAGTACTTTACCAACCAGCAGGTTATTTCCTTGCACCAGAGGGGGAAGAACGCGTAGGGGATGTATCAAACGTAGTATTCTGCAATGGCTGGATAGCTGATGAGGATGGCTCGGTTTATATTTATTATGCCTCGTCAGATACCCGTATGCATGTAGCAACTACTACGGTTGATAAACTGGTAGATTATGTGATGCATACGCCCGCGGATGGTTTCCGTTCAGTATCATCGGTTGAGGTAGTTTATAATATTATTGATAAAAATAAAGATTCGGGCAAGTTGCAGGAGGCGTAAGGGAACATACTTAAAAGGGCTGGTTCGCGCGATTCCCCTCTTGAGAGGGGAGGAGGGGTGTGTTATCAAGTAGGTAGTAAATGGCGTAGAAACACACCCCTGCTCTCACTCGTTGCCACCGCGCCCCCTCTCAAGAGGGGAACTGAACAGCCCTCCGCAAGTTCAAGCGTCCACGCTTGAACTACAGCTAAGGTAAGCGTCCACACTTACGTTGCAGCCGGGTTTACGCGAGCGTGGACGCTCGCACTCGTTAAGGTTCAAGCGTGGACGCTTAAACCTGCGGTATAATAACATAAAAATATACATCTTTTAGCGCTGAAAATATCCGGCGTTATTCCCCTTCAAAAAGGAGGGGCAGGAAATTATTTTGCCAAAAAACTATGACTAACAATACATTCAATCAACCACAAAACATAAAAAAACAGCAGCTTGATGTCTTAACAACTCTTCAATCCGAACTAAATGATGAGTTGAATAACATCCTCAGCTATTGGATCAATAACGCAGTTGATGATGTTAACGGCGGTTTTTGGGGCAAAATAGATAATGATAACGTAATTACCGCCGATGCCCCCAAAGGCTCGGTGTTGAATGCCCGGATTCTTTGGAGCTTTTCGGCAGCATATAATCAAAACCCGGATGAGGTTTATCTGCAGATGGCTAATCGCGCTTATGATTACATCCAAACCTATTTTGTGGATGATGAATTTGGAGGTGTATACTGGTCGGTTGATTATAGGGGGCAAAAGCAGGATACCAAAAAACAGGTTTACGCGAATGCGTTTGTTATTTATGCCCTGAGCAAATACTTCATAGCATCGGGAAAGGAAAGCGCCAAAACCGAAGCTGTTGAGTTGTATAAATTATTAGTTGATAAAAGCTATGATATAGATAAAACCGGCTACTTCGAGGCCTTTACCCGCGATTGGCAACCCATAGATGATCTTCGCCTAAGCGCCAAAGATGCCAATGAAAAAAAGACAATGAACACCCACTTGCACGTGTTGGAGGGGTATTCGAATCTGTACCGCATTTGGCCGGATGAAAGTTTGAAAAAACAAATTGAAACGATCATTAATAACTTCTTCGATCATTTTATTGATGCGGTCAACCATCACCTCGTGTTGTTTTTTGAGGAGGATTGGACCCGAAAATCAGATATGGTATCCTTTGGGCATGATATTGAAGCAACCTGGCTTTTATTGGAAGCAGCAGAGGTTATCGGCAACCACGAATTGATATTGAAAGCAAGAGAGGTTTGCATCGCGATAGCAGAAGTAACAATAAAGGGTTTGGATACCGACGGCGGCTTATGGTATGAGTATGAGCCGGAAGCCGATCATCTCATCAAAGAAAAACACTGGTGGGTACAGGCCGAAGCCATGGTAGGTTTTTATAACGCCTGGCAGGTAAGCGGCGATAAAAAATACCTCGAATTGGCCGTAGCCAACTGGGCCTTTATAAAAAATAAAATACTGGATAAACAAAACGGCGAGTGGTTTTGGGGGATCAAAGCCGATGGCAGCATTATGCCCGGCGAAGACAAAGCCGGCCTTTGGAAATGCCCATACCACAACAGCCGCGCCTGTTTGGAAATTATTAAACGGATAAACGTATCAAAATGAAAAATACTAAAATTGTGCTGATGGCTTCGTTAGTAGCCTTTGCTGTACTGTTAAGTTGTAAAAAAGGAAGCAAACCTAACCCTGATCCAACCCTGGTTGTTGATCCCGGAAATGGAGGCTCAACCGGACCAATAACTGCACCAACTGATCCATCCATAGCCGCCTCGCAGGGCTTTTTTCTTGACGATTGGCAGGGTAAAACTTTCAGCAAACCGGCAACCATCGCGGCCGCAAAACCAACAGCGAGCACATCCATTAATGTTACTGCCGATTTTGCGCAGGTAGTATCCAAAGTATCCAAATACCTGTTTGGTAATAATATCAACCCTTTTACCGGTCAGTATACAGATGGGGTTACGGTTAACAATATCACTAATCTTTCACCCAATATTATCCGCGCACCGGGCGGCAGTTTATCTGATGTTTACTTTTGGGATATGTCCGCCTACGGCAAACCTGCCGACGCGCCCGAGCATCTTTTAAAACCCGATGGTACGGTTGATGCCGGGAGCGGCTATTGGAGCGGAAACGTGAATGATAGCTGGAGCTTAAGTTTGAGTAATTACTACAGCCTGCTGCAAAAAACGAATACTACAGGTATTATTACCGTAAATTATGCTTACGCCCGATATGGTACCGGTGACAATCCGGTAGCCGCGGCCGCCCATTTGGCCGCGCAATGGGTTAGGTTTGATAAAGGCCGCACCAAATACTGGGAAGTAGGTAACGAATGTTACGGCAACTGGGAAGCCTGTTACCGCATTGACCAAAGCAAAAATAAAGACGGCCAGCCTGCCATCATTACCGGCGAGCTATACGGCAAGCATTTTAAAGTGTTTGCCGATTCGATGCGCAAAGCCGCTGCCGATGTAGGGGCGACTATCAAAATAGGCGCGGTATTGCATGAAAGTGCCGATAATGGCAATCCCACCATTGTTACAGGTTGGAACCCTGGCGTATTAGGCCAGATTGGAGATAAAGCTGATTTTTACATCGGGCATAATTACTATACCAACTTTAACGAAAATTCAAACGCCATTACCATACTCAATACTGCTGAAGCATCATCCAAAACAACCATGGATTACCTGAAAGGCGCACTGCAAACAGCAGGTTCGGCTCAAAAGCCAATTGCCTTAACCGAGTGGAATATTTTTTCATCAGGTTCAAAGCAGCAAATCTCCAATATTGCAGGTGTACACGCAGTGATGGTTTTGGGCGAACTGATCAAAGATCAATATGGCCAGGCCAGCAGATGGGACTTAGCTAATAGTTGGGATACCAATCATCCCGGCGATGACCATGGGCTGTTCAGTATTGGGCAAACAGGCCTGGCTGATTTTACGCCCCGCCCTGCGTTTTATTATATGTACTATTTTCAAAAGTATTTTGGGGATAGGATGATCAGTTCGTCGGTTAGTGGTAGCACGGATGTGGTAAGTTATGCCTCATCCTTTAACTCGGGCGAGGCTGGCGTGGTGCTGGTAAATAAAAGTACGACCGACCAGGTAGTGAACATCAACTTTAAAAACTATTATACGGGTAGCAACTACTATTATTATACGCTTAAAGGCGGTACAGATAACGGCGAGTTCTCGGGCAAGGTGTTGGTAAACGGCAGCGGCCCGACAGGCGATTTTGGAGGCCCGGCTAACTATAAAAATATATCGGCAAGCGTAAGCGCAACCAGTGGAGGTATCAAGGTAAGGGTACCGGCAAGGGGTGTGGTGTTTTTGGTGGCGGATAAAAAATAAACCCAAGCTGTATATTGGTTAACTGCTCTGGAGGCTGCACCAGAGGTGCAAAAGCTTTGTAGCTTGCAGATACAACAATCCTTTACCCCAGAGAGGTAAAACTCCCGCCAATGCTCTGAGGTAAAGAAAGCAAAGAGAAAACGAAATATTCTGTCCGTGCGTTTATCATATTAACATTATCTTCAAAGCGAAGTATGCGCGGCTTTTGAGCGGGGCGATCAAGAAAGATATTTACCATCATGTCAAAAAACTTAAAAGGATTGGTTATTTTACTGTTATTTGTAAGCCCCCGCCCTGCAATGTCGCAACTTTTTGAGCCATCCGATAAAAAAGCCACTTCCCAAACCCGGCAGTTATTTTACAGTATGCAGCGTTTGGTTGATGCTGGTGTAATATTCGGCCATCATGATGATCTGGCTTATGGTGTTGGCTGGCGAGGCGACGAGGATCGATCAGACGTGAAAAGCCTAACCGGATCATACCCCGCCATGTACGGCTGGGATTTGGCGAAAATAGAACATGATAGCATTCGGGATATAAACGGAATCGACTTTAAGCAACAGCAGCAGTTTGTAAAAACGGTTTATGAGCGTGGCGGCATCAATACCTTCTGCTGGCATATGGATAACCCGGCCAACGACCAAACAGCCTGGGATACCACCATGCAAACCGTTAAAGAACTCATCCCCGGCGGGGCATACCATGATGCCTACAAAACGTATCTTGACAAAGCCGCCAATCACCTCTCGGGTATGAAAGGCGAGGAGGGAGAACCGATCCCCATTTTATTTCGCCCCTTTCACGAGCTTACCGGTACCTGGTTTTGGTGGTGTAAAAACACCTGCACACCCGATGAGTTTAAAACCGTTTGGCAGTTTACCATTAGCTATCTCCGCGATAAAAAGAAACTGCATAACCTGCTGGTCGTTTACTCGGCAGCCGATTTTGAATCGGAAGAGGAATTTCTGGAGCGATATCCGGGCGATGATTATGTGGATTTTATCGGCTTTGATAATTATTGTACTACCAGTGTGGCATCCTATCAAACTAAACTTGATAAGCGGCTTGGTATTGTTGATGCCATCGCCCAAAAACATCATAAGCTAAGCTGCCTGCCCGAAACCGGTTATGAAGGCATCCCAATGGATAACTGGTGGACAAACGTTTTGCTGCCAACCCTAAAAAAACACAAAGTAAGCTATGTAATGGCCTGGCGAAATGGTAACGAGCATCATTACTATGTGCCATTTCCCGGTCAGCAAAGCGCAGTCGACTTTGTTAGGTTTTTTAATAACCCAAATGTTATTTTTCAGAATAGGATAACACCCCTTGGTGTTTATGGGCAACCAAACAGGGGCGAATAGCTTTCCTTTATTCCATTCATAAAGCAGGGTGAAAACTAATCCCCTTCCGGTAATATCCTTAAATTTTTATGCGGATAGGTAATTGCCAAATCTTCGAAAAAAAATCTTTTAAAAGCTATTGCGCAAGTAAGTGCTTGCATTTATATTTGCAAGTATATGCTTGCGCAATTATGAAAACCAGACGAGACGTTTACCAGGCCATTGCCGATCCTACCCGCCGGGCTATCATTAACATGATTGCTACCGAACCGCAAAATGTAAATACCATAGCTGCAAATTTTGATGTTACCCGCCAGGCCATCTCGCTTCATATCCAAATCCTGCTTGATTGTGGCCTTATTGATGTAAAGCAAAAAGGCCGCGACCGCTTCTGCGAAGCCCGGCTTGATCAGCTTGGCGAAGTATCGGCCTGGGTTGATCAGTACCGCCAGCATTGGGAAAATAAATTAGATAACCTTGAAAAATACGTAGCACAATTAAAAGCCGAAAGAAATGGAAAACATAACCAATAACACTGCCGATCGTGAATTACGCCTAACCCGCACCCTGGATGCACCCGTTGAATTGGTATGGGAAGTATGGACAGATCCCAAACACATAGCCCAATGGTGGGGGCCAAATGGTTTTACCAATACCATCAGTAAAATGGATATTGAACCAGGTGGCGAGTGGGAGCTGGTAATGCACGGCCCGGATGGAACCGATTACAAAAACAAGAGTGTTTTTAAAGAAGTAATTCCGTTTAAAAAGATAGTTTATGAACATGTAAGCGGTCCTAAGTTTTTAGCCACCATTCAATTTGAAGCTCAAGGCGAACAAACTTTCCTTACCTGGCATATGCTTTTTGAAACCACCGAACAATTTATTCAGGTAGTGAAAACCTTCAAAGCTGATGAAGGCTTGAAACAAAACATCGAAAAACTGAATGCTTATTTAATTGGTATGAAATAAGATGCTGTTTGCATGAACGCCGATGATTGATTTGTTGTAAATGCCGGTAAAGATTAAAACAAAAAAGCACCAACAATGTCTTTTATTTATTAAAGATGTTGTTATGAATACCTATCAACAAAAATGGATTGAAACATTAGCTCACGCTAACCTGCAAAACTGGGTTATTAAACCGCAGGGCGATGATATTTTTGTAGAGTTGCCCCATGTTACCGATTTGAAACTGATAAGGGATAATTTGCCCGAAACCATTGGGCTGATGGCTTTGGATATTGTAGTACCAAAGCGCAGGCTGAAATTTATTTTTCACAACGGATATGAGCAGTTTGAATATCTGCTTAATCCAGCGGCTTAATATCTGATAAAGGCGGGCTGAAATCAACGGGTGTTTCTTCAGTAATGTTTTCCGGTTTGTCATCCTGGGCAAGTTTGGCTTTGGTTGAAACAATTACTACCGAAAGGCCCATGCAGGCTATCAGCACAAATGATGCTCTTAAAGTGGCTATGCCTGCAATAAAGCCAATTACCGGCGGGCCAACCAAAAAGCCCAGGAAACCAATAGTCGATACCGCTGCCAGCGCTACCCCGGGCGCCATTGTTTTTGATTTACCTGCCGCGCTGTATACCATTGGTACAACCGATGATACGCCTGCGCCCACCAATAAAAATCCCAACAAGGCGGTAGGAACATAAGGAAAAATCACGGCTATTGTTAAACCAATGGCCGTTAATGAGCCACTAACCTGCAAGGTACGTTTTAGTCCGAAGCGATGTGCAAACCAATCGGCTATAAATCGACCGCCGGCCATGGTAAACATAAAGGTAGTGAAGCCTATGCCCACAACTGTAGCAGGGGCAAGCACTACTTTTTTAAAGTAGATCACGCTCCAATCAAACATAGCCCCCTCGCAAATCATCGAACAAAAGGCGATGATGCCGAGTTTAATCAGCGATTTATCGGGCATTACAAAAACAGGGCCTGCATCGGTAACTTTATCGTCTTTAAGATAGCGGGCTGCTACCAATACTCCTAACGCTATCACTATCAGCATAGCCATAAAGTGATATAAGGGTATAATGCCGTTAGCTATCATGAAAGTGCCTATCCCTGCCCCGGTGAAACCCGCTAAACTCCATAAACCATGAAAAAAAGCCATGATGGGACGCTGGTACAATTGCTCGGTGGCAACGGCTTGCGTATTTACAGCTATATTAACAGCATTGCTACTAAACCCAAA
The sequence above is a segment of the Mucilaginibacter celer genome. Coding sequences within it:
- a CDS encoding AraC family transcriptional regulator codes for the protein MTTSNVMREITPLTPSDCFTIFSRVKKKFDFPLHYHDEYELNLIINAKGAKRVVGGHIEVIDEVELALIGPNLYHAWFTHQCHSEEITEVTIQFHKDLFDEKFLKRNQLSFVKSMLERSQRGIAFSAETIHALKDRIMQLDKKTGFDSVLELLSILHDLSISRNMKMLSDPSFTNEKFYYNSRRIEKVFEHMNINYNKQITLAEVAKIANMPEASFSRFIKKRTGKTFIDSLNEIRLGHASRMLIDSTTTVAEIAYKCGFNNISNFNRIFKRKKMCIPKEFRETYTGNRVFI
- a CDS encoding sodium:solute symporter family protein, whose product is MKLHLVDVAIIVLYLLSTIVIGLWYRKKARENKESYMLGGKSLPWYKLGLSDASDMFDISGTMWMVSLCFVYGMKSIWIPWLWPVFNQVFLMMYLSRWLRRSNAATGAEWLGTRFGRMGAGVTGSNIVVIAFALLSCFGYLAYGFIGLGKFIEIFIPWNLVSAYVPFNVAPQYVPHVYGIVFTLFAMFYSIIGGMHSIVLGDMLKYAIMTVACIWIGFIAAARLQGNHLNVPEGWYSPFFGKNLGLSWTGIINEVNDKIKADGYSLFGLFFMMMTFKGVFAAVAGPAPNYDMQKILSTRSPEEASKMSGFVNIILLPIRYSLIVSLTILGLLFYRQMNLKDASGSIDFERILPSVINDFLPVGLVGLLLAGLLGAFMSTFSGTMNAAQAYIVNDIYIKYINPKASTKKIITANYLVGVFVVAVGVILGFFVKDVNSVLQWIVSALYAGYIISNALKWHWWRFNANGFFYGMLAGILCAMVFSVVIPAVELIYWVPALFAVSLLGSLIGTYTAPATDMKVLKSFYTTVRPWGFWEPVKKVVMEADPSFVPNKNFKLNMFNVVIGTTAQCCLTILPMYLILAQKTSLMVTIAILAVAVLILKRTWWNKLNDY
- a CDS encoding glycoside hydrolase family 130 protein; the protein is MTQQFKQRLAHLQAEHAQVINKQNEVADTGNGVFSRFKSPVLTAAHTPLAWRYDLDEQRNPYLMERFGINAVFNAGAIKYNGKYLMIARVEGADRKSFFAVAESADGINGFKFWDYPVELPETDEPDTNVYDMRLTQHEDGWIYGLFCTERRDPEAPPHDQSMAIAACGIARTKDLVKWERLPDLKTNSPQQRNVVLHPEFVDGKYALYTRPQDGFISAGTGGGIGFGLCDSMENAVLDTETIIHNKNYHTVYEAKNGQGPAPIKTEKGWLHLAHGVRNTAAGLRYVLYMFMTDLDDLTKVLYQPAGYFLAPEGEERVGDVSNVVFCNGWIADEDGSVYIYYASSDTRMHVATTTVDKLVDYVMHTPADGFRSVSSVEVVYNIIDKNKDSGKLQEA
- a CDS encoding AGE family epimerase/isomerase, whose product is MTNNTFNQPQNIKKQQLDVLTTLQSELNDELNNILSYWINNAVDDVNGGFWGKIDNDNVITADAPKGSVLNARILWSFSAAYNQNPDEVYLQMANRAYDYIQTYFVDDEFGGVYWSVDYRGQKQDTKKQVYANAFVIYALSKYFIASGKESAKTEAVELYKLLVDKSYDIDKTGYFEAFTRDWQPIDDLRLSAKDANEKKTMNTHLHVLEGYSNLYRIWPDESLKKQIETIINNFFDHFIDAVNHHLVLFFEEDWTRKSDMVSFGHDIEATWLLLEAAEVIGNHELILKAREVCIAIAEVTIKGLDTDGGLWYEYEPEADHLIKEKHWWVQAEAMVGFYNAWQVSGDKKYLELAVANWAFIKNKILDKQNGEWFWGIKADGSIMPGEDKAGLWKCPYHNSRACLEIIKRINVSK
- a CDS encoding alpha-L-arabinofuranosidase, with amino-acid sequence MKNTKIVLMASLVAFAVLLSCKKGSKPNPDPTLVVDPGNGGSTGPITAPTDPSIAASQGFFLDDWQGKTFSKPATIAAAKPTASTSINVTADFAQVVSKVSKYLFGNNINPFTGQYTDGVTVNNITNLSPNIIRAPGGSLSDVYFWDMSAYGKPADAPEHLLKPDGTVDAGSGYWSGNVNDSWSLSLSNYYSLLQKTNTTGIITVNYAYARYGTGDNPVAAAAHLAAQWVRFDKGRTKYWEVGNECYGNWEACYRIDQSKNKDGQPAIITGELYGKHFKVFADSMRKAAADVGATIKIGAVLHESADNGNPTIVTGWNPGVLGQIGDKADFYIGHNYYTNFNENSNAITILNTAEASSKTTMDYLKGALQTAGSAQKPIALTEWNIFSSGSKQQISNIAGVHAVMVLGELIKDQYGQASRWDLANSWDTNHPGDDHGLFSIGQTGLADFTPRPAFYYMYYFQKYFGDRMISSSVSGSTDVVSYASSFNSGEAGVVLVNKSTTDQVVNINFKNYYTGSNYYYYTLKGGTDNGEFSGKVLVNGSGPTGDFGGPANYKNISASVSATSGGIKVRVPARGVVFLVADKK
- a CDS encoding glycoside hydrolase family 26 protein; this encodes MSKNLKGLVILLLFVSPRPAMSQLFEPSDKKATSQTRQLFYSMQRLVDAGVIFGHHDDLAYGVGWRGDEDRSDVKSLTGSYPAMYGWDLAKIEHDSIRDINGIDFKQQQQFVKTVYERGGINTFCWHMDNPANDQTAWDTTMQTVKELIPGGAYHDAYKTYLDKAANHLSGMKGEEGEPIPILFRPFHELTGTWFWWCKNTCTPDEFKTVWQFTISYLRDKKKLHNLLVVYSAADFESEEEFLERYPGDDYVDFIGFDNYCTTSVASYQTKLDKRLGIVDAIAQKHHKLSCLPETGYEGIPMDNWWTNVLLPTLKKHKVSYVMAWRNGNEHHYYVPFPGQQSAVDFVRFFNNPNVIFQNRITPLGVYGQPNRGE
- a CDS encoding ArsR/SmtB family transcription factor encodes the protein MKTRRDVYQAIADPTRRAIINMIATEPQNVNTIAANFDVTRQAISLHIQILLDCGLIDVKQKGRDRFCEARLDQLGEVSAWVDQYRQHWENKLDNLEKYVAQLKAERNGKHNQ
- a CDS encoding SRPBCC family protein, which produces MENITNNTADRELRLTRTLDAPVELVWEVWTDPKHIAQWWGPNGFTNTISKMDIEPGGEWELVMHGPDGTDYKNKSVFKEVIPFKKIVYEHVSGPKFLATIQFEAQGEQTFLTWHMLFETTEQFIQVVKTFKADEGLKQNIEKLNAYLIGMK
- a CDS encoding MFS transporter: MTNSAASINKIALRIAVGAMFFMAGLSFSSWASRIATVQQDLGLSDAGLGAVLFALPVGLMCSLPFSGWIITKIGSKKLVIIALIVYSMALVTLGLAQNAFQLVICLMCFGFSSNAVNIAVNTQAVATEQLYQRPIMAFFHGLWSLAGFTGAGIGTFMIANGIIPLYHFMAMLIVIALGVLVAARYLKDDKVTDAGPVFVMPDKSLIKLGIIAFCSMICEGAMFDWSVIYFKKVVLAPATVVGIGFTTFMFTMAGGRFIADWFAHRFGLKRTLQVSGSLTAIGLTIAVIFPYVPTALLGFLLVGAGVSSVVPMVYSAAGKSKTMAPGVALAAVSTIGFLGFLVGPPVIGFIAGIATLRASFVLIACMGLSVVIVSTKAKLAQDDKPENITEETPVDFSPPLSDIKPLD